The Exiguobacterium aurantiacum DSM 6208 genome includes a window with the following:
- a CDS encoding LCP family glycopolymer transferase, protein MEEQKKKRVKKRRRKHSPAKRIASIAGVIIGLFLLIGVGVALYLYNQVDSTVDRLNESSGLSEERMNVQTISEKKPVSVLLLGVDRRADEQGRSDSIVVMTLNPNQDKSAMLSIPRDTLTEIVGKGVEDKVNHAYAFGGAEMALETIENMLGIPIDYVAEVDMKGFQDTVDLLGGVTVTNKFAFTSGDYAFEPGTITLKGPEALAYTRMRYDDPSGDFGRQERQRDVITAFVNKGKDDFSIAKFNNMLDVLGNNAKTNMTFKEIRTLSTDYMDAFKNQDVLRLEGTGGKAGDGIYYWNPDAASLADVTGYLSELMEQ, encoded by the coding sequence ATGGAAGAGCAAAAGAAAAAAAGAGTCAAGAAACGTCGTAGAAAACATTCCCCGGCCAAACGCATCGCGTCGATCGCCGGTGTCATTATCGGGCTGTTCCTGCTCATCGGGGTCGGGGTGGCGCTTTACCTATACAATCAAGTCGACTCGACCGTCGACCGCTTGAACGAGTCGTCTGGCCTCAGCGAAGAGCGGATGAACGTGCAGACGATTTCCGAGAAGAAGCCGGTATCGGTGTTGTTGCTCGGGGTCGACCGCCGCGCCGACGAACAAGGACGCAGCGATTCGATCGTCGTCATGACGCTCAACCCGAACCAAGACAAGAGCGCGATGCTGTCGATCCCGCGGGACACGTTGACGGAGATCGTCGGCAAAGGCGTCGAGGACAAGGTCAACCACGCCTACGCGTTCGGCGGGGCTGAGATGGCGCTCGAGACGATCGAGAACATGCTCGGCATCCCGATCGACTACGTCGCCGAAGTCGACATGAAAGGCTTCCAAGACACGGTTGACCTCCTCGGGGGCGTCACCGTGACGAACAAGTTCGCCTTCACGTCGGGCGACTACGCGTTCGAGCCGGGGACGATCACGTTGAAGGGGCCGGAGGCGCTCGCCTATACGCGCATGCGCTATGATGACCCGAGCGGCGACTTCGGACGCCAGGAACGTCAGCGTGACGTCATCACGGCGTTCGTCAATAAAGGGAAAGACGACTTCTCGATCGCGAAGTTCAACAACATGCTCGATGTTCTCGGCAACAACGCCAAGACGAACATGACGTTCAAAGAGATTCGCACGCTCTCGACCGACTACATGGACGCCTTTAAAAATCAAGACGTCCTCCGCCTTGAAGGGACGGGCGGCAAGGCCGGCGACGGCATCTATTACTGGAACCCGGACGCCGCCTCGTTGGCGGACGTTACAGGGTATTTGTCCGAGTTGATGGAACAATGA
- a CDS encoding YihY/virulence factor BrkB family protein: MSDLLRLIIDVRHRFRDHHINDYSATLAFFWFLAIFPTFFLVFAFTAIFRIDDTMLIEQIETLVPGETVRDLFSIVYDVSGNINVGLISFGALIVIWSATNGTARLVKLTVFAYGETEVRGYMRRRFIGLITLLAWSVGAVILVVFHIFSQEFLELLYRTAPAVEEFSRLATLSRYTVSTVILILAFSAFYMIAPQQRVRLKDALPGAVFAVISWQLLSTGYSVYVERFTMFGETYGTIGLVILLQIWLYLTAATMLLGAEINAAWPHYMRRTPRRTHYP; the protein is encoded by the coding sequence TTGTCAGACTTGCTACGGCTCATCATCGACGTCCGCCACCGGTTCCGCGACCACCATATCAACGACTATAGCGCGACGCTCGCTTTCTTCTGGTTTCTAGCCATCTTCCCGACGTTCTTCCTCGTCTTCGCCTTCACGGCGATCTTCCGCATCGACGACACGATGCTCATCGAACAAATCGAGACGCTCGTCCCGGGGGAGACGGTACGCGACTTGTTCTCCATCGTCTACGACGTCAGCGGCAACATCAACGTCGGCCTCATCTCGTTCGGGGCGCTCATCGTCATCTGGTCGGCGACGAACGGCACGGCCCGGCTCGTGAAATTAACCGTGTTCGCCTACGGGGAGACCGAGGTGCGCGGCTACATGCGCCGCCGGTTCATCGGCCTCATCACGTTGCTCGCCTGGAGCGTCGGGGCGGTCATCCTCGTCGTCTTCCACATCTTCAGCCAAGAGTTCCTCGAGCTGTTGTATCGGACCGCGCCCGCCGTCGAGGAGTTCTCCCGGCTCGCGACGCTCTCGCGTTACACCGTCTCGACCGTCATCCTCATCCTCGCCTTCTCTGCATTCTATATGATCGCGCCGCAACAGCGCGTGCGACTGAAGGACGCGCTCCCCGGCGCCGTCTTCGCCGTCATCTCGTGGCAGCTCTTGTCGACGGGATACAGCGTCTATGTCGAGCGCTTCACGATGTTCGGCGAGACGTACGGGACGATCGGCCTCGTCATCTTGCTCCAGATTTGGCTCTACTTGACGGCGGCGACGATGCTGCTCGGCGCCGAGATTAACGCCGCCTGGCCGCACTATATGCGCCGGACGCCGAGACGGACGCATTATCCATGA
- a CDS encoding LCP family glycopolymer transferase: protein MRKAGGPMARHRKKSSWKKWVFVTLGVMTVFLVAGGLFVWSMYRDVNETVTKVNDNLEISEERKQVETIEEKRSVSVLLLGVDRRGNEQGRSDSMIVMTLNPDTNEGAMLSIPRDTKTEIIGRGIRDKINHAYAFGGAEMAMDSVEALLDIPIDYVVETDMDAFTDVVDTLGGITVTNNFAFATDGYNFPVGEVNLDGEAALSYARMRYDDPNGDFGRQERQRAVVSAIVEKGRSDFSVDKVTKLLDVAGRRAKTNLEFNELVTLSTDYMKAFRNASTLRLEGSGGIESDGVYYWNPDPASLEGVQTELKRLME from the coding sequence GTGAGGAAAGCAGGTGGTCCGATGGCGAGACATCGCAAAAAATCATCATGGAAGAAATGGGTATTCGTCACACTAGGCGTCATGACCGTCTTCCTCGTCGCCGGCGGTCTGTTCGTCTGGTCGATGTACCGAGACGTCAACGAGACGGTGACGAAAGTGAACGACAACTTAGAGATCAGCGAGGAACGGAAACAAGTCGAGACGATCGAAGAGAAACGGTCCGTGTCAGTGCTCCTCCTCGGCGTCGACCGCCGCGGCAACGAGCAGGGACGGAGTGACTCGATGATCGTCATGACGCTCAACCCGGACACGAACGAAGGGGCGATGCTGTCGATCCCGCGCGACACGAAGACGGAGATCATCGGTCGCGGCATCCGTGACAAGATCAACCACGCCTACGCGTTCGGCGGTGCCGAGATGGCGATGGACTCGGTCGAGGCGCTCCTCGACATCCCGATCGACTACGTCGTCGAGACGGACATGGACGCATTCACCGACGTCGTCGACACGCTCGGCGGCATCACCGTCACGAACAACTTCGCCTTCGCGACGGACGGCTACAACTTCCCGGTCGGCGAGGTGAACCTAGACGGCGAGGCGGCACTGTCGTACGCGCGCATGCGTTATGACGACCCGAACGGCGACTTCGGCCGCCAGGAGCGGCAACGTGCCGTCGTCTCGGCCATCGTCGAGAAAGGGCGCTCCGATTTCTCGGTCGACAAAGTGACGAAGCTGCTCGACGTCGCCGGGCGCCGCGCCAAGACGAACCTCGAGTTCAACGAGCTCGTGACGTTGTCGACGGACTATATGAAGGCGTTCCGCAACGCCTCGACGCTCCGCCTCGAAGGATCCGGCGGCATCGAGTCGGACGGCGTCTACTACTGGAACCCGGACCCGGCCTCGCTCGAGGGCGTCCAAACCGAATTGAAACGTCTCATGGAATGA
- a CDS encoding DUF3459 domain-containing protein, which yields MIWETLAPLVGKLVDDHTEAEWRRLFEKWDGHLWHDATPPNEKTSVLMIDANAVTTDGTPDLDALRELLKEHVQATVSDLYLVSLFPYAATPTDTRVDPRIRLAEDLGHVKHEFDLMYDVTPDVYNESQFDLLKETDSFLERLAQGATKLRVHVQSFRGMPEDRIRTVLSLWHTVLHHYKPNAQLVLAYEGDLDVSTYFDVADAICHFDLASHTLLAFAQGDAGRLTDWAKRIEAPPEGKTYFNFLSIQERDPFEKNLIEPSADMLLAAHSILLSFQGIPSVDYRTLLGVTTPVDRDTLVQELKTDPYRLNVFSGVLGQLNVRRTHPAFSPYASQTFKSVDKRLFTVERTGGGETLVMHTNVSDEPVQVKQSGVNLFTGEPVDEIELAPYGYVWVRQG from the coding sequence ATGATTTGGGAAACGTTAGCACCACTCGTCGGCAAGCTCGTCGACGACCATACGGAAGCGGAATGGCGCCGCCTGTTCGAGAAGTGGGACGGGCACCTGTGGCACGACGCCACGCCGCCAAATGAAAAGACGAGCGTCCTCATGATCGACGCGAACGCCGTCACGACGGACGGCACACCGGACCTCGACGCGCTCCGTGAGTTGTTGAAAGAACACGTCCAGGCGACGGTGAGCGACTTGTACCTCGTCTCGCTGTTCCCGTATGCGGCGACACCGACCGATACCCGGGTCGACCCGCGCATCCGGCTCGCCGAGGACCTCGGCCATGTCAAACACGAGTTCGACCTCATGTATGACGTGACGCCGGACGTGTACAACGAGTCCCAGTTCGACTTGTTGAAAGAGACGGACTCATTTTTAGAGCGGCTCGCGCAAGGGGCGACGAAGCTGCGCGTCCACGTCCAGTCGTTCCGGGGCATGCCGGAAGACCGGATCCGGACCGTGCTCAGTCTCTGGCACACGGTGCTCCATCACTATAAACCGAACGCGCAACTCGTCCTCGCCTATGAAGGGGACTTGGACGTGTCAACATACTTCGACGTCGCCGACGCCATCTGTCACTTCGACCTCGCGTCGCACACACTCCTCGCGTTCGCGCAAGGCGATGCGGGACGGCTCACCGATTGGGCGAAACGGATTGAGGCGCCACCGGAAGGCAAGACGTATTTCAACTTCTTGTCGATCCAAGAGCGCGACCCGTTCGAGAAGAACTTGATTGAGCCGAGCGCGGACATGTTGCTCGCCGCCCATAGCATCCTGTTGTCGTTCCAAGGCATCCCGTCCGTCGACTATCGGACGCTCCTCGGCGTCACGACGCCCGTCGACCGGGACACGCTCGTCCAAGAGTTGAAGACGGACCCGTACCGGTTGAACGTCTTCTCAGGCGTGCTCGGGCAGTTGAACGTGCGCCGGACGCATCCAGCCTTCTCGCCGTATGCGTCGCAAACGTTCAAGTCGGTCGACAAACGTCTGTTCACGGTCGAACGGACGGGCGGGGGCGAGACGCTCGTCATGCACACGAACGTGTCGGACGAACCGGTCCAAGTCAAACAGTCCGGCGTCAACTTGTTCACCGGGGAACCGGTCGATGAAATCGAACTCGCGCCGTACGGCTACGTCTGGGTTCGGCAAGGATAG
- the galE gene encoding UDP-glucose 4-epimerase GalE, with the protein MPTILVTGGAGYIGTHTVLQLLEDDYDVIVLDNLSNSRRDALDRVEALTGKTVEFYLGDILDRELLEQIFLKHTIDAVIHFAGLKAVGESVKEPLRYYENNVVGTTVLLDVMDAFDVKQIVFSSSATVYGMPERTPIDETFPLSATNPYGRTKLMIEEIMRDLAVADDAWSIALLRYFNPIGAHESGQIGEDPFDVPNNLMPYITQVAVGRLEQLSVFGDDYDTPDGTGVRDYIHVVDLAAGHLKALDYVMEHTGAEAFNLGTGTGYSVLDLVKAFEAESGKAIPYTVTPRRPGDIASCFADPSKSKRVLGWEATHDVRAMCRDAWNWQSNNPEGYRE; encoded by the coding sequence ATGCCAACGATCCTCGTGACGGGTGGTGCCGGCTACATCGGCACGCACACCGTCCTCCAACTGCTTGAAGATGACTATGACGTCATCGTCCTCGACAACTTGTCGAACAGCCGCCGCGATGCGCTCGACCGGGTCGAGGCGCTCACCGGGAAGACCGTCGAGTTTTACCTCGGCGACATCCTCGACCGCGAGTTGCTCGAACAGATTTTCTTGAAACATACGATCGATGCCGTCATCCATTTCGCTGGCTTGAAAGCCGTCGGCGAGTCGGTCAAGGAGCCGCTCCGATATTATGAGAACAACGTCGTCGGCACGACCGTCCTCCTCGACGTGATGGACGCGTTCGACGTGAAACAAATCGTCTTCTCTTCGTCGGCGACCGTGTACGGCATGCCGGAACGGACACCGATCGACGAGACGTTCCCGCTCAGCGCGACGAACCCGTACGGGCGCACGAAGTTGATGATCGAGGAGATCATGCGCGACTTGGCCGTGGCCGACGACGCGTGGAGCATCGCCCTCCTCCGCTACTTCAACCCGATCGGTGCCCATGAATCGGGCCAGATCGGCGAGGACCCGTTCGACGTTCCGAACAACCTCATGCCGTACATCACCCAAGTTGCCGTCGGCCGCCTCGAGCAACTGAGCGTGTTCGGTGACGACTACGACACACCGGACGGCACGGGTGTCCGCGACTACATCCACGTCGTCGACCTCGCCGCCGGACATTTGAAGGCGCTCGACTACGTGATGGAACATACCGGCGCCGAGGCGTTCAACCTCGGGACGGGCACGGGCTACAGCGTTCTCGACCTCGTCAAAGCGTTCGAGGCCGAAAGTGGCAAAGCGATCCCGTACACGGTGACGCCGCGCCGCCCGGGTGACATCGCGAGTTGCTTCGCCGACCCGTCGAAATCGAAACGAGTGCTCGGCTGGGAAGCGACCCATGACGTCCGCGCCATGTGCCGCGACGCCTGGAACTGGCAATCGAACAACCCGGAAGGATACCGGGAATAA
- a CDS encoding YveK family protein, giving the protein MNEETISLGELFSILKRSKWLIASLTIVAALIAFLVSSFVIQPTYEASTQVLVAPKETQNNMIDSSQVQSSVALVNTYRVIIQSPTILEQVQNNVVGAPENISNLISVNSEQNSQVINIKVQHTNPVMATDIANEISSVFSKEVKELMSGVDNVKVLSDASVPMSPVSPNILLNTAIAAVLGMMIGVAIAFLKIVLDRRIKTEQDVETILELPVLGSIPVIDRVEMQQQRQAKVKGEEVHV; this is encoded by the coding sequence ATGAACGAAGAAACGATTTCCCTCGGAGAATTGTTCTCCATCTTGAAGCGGAGCAAATGGCTCATCGCAAGTTTGACGATTGTGGCAGCACTCATCGCCTTTTTGGTCAGCTCGTTCGTCATTCAACCGACGTATGAGGCGTCGACGCAAGTGCTCGTCGCCCCGAAAGAGACGCAAAACAACATGATCGACAGCAGTCAAGTCCAGTCATCGGTCGCGCTCGTCAACACGTATCGCGTCATCATCCAAAGTCCTACGATCTTGGAGCAAGTCCAAAACAACGTCGTCGGCGCCCCGGAAAACATTAGCAATTTGATCTCGGTCAACAGCGAACAAAACTCACAAGTCATCAACATTAAAGTCCAGCACACGAACCCGGTCATGGCGACGGACATCGCCAACGAGATCAGCTCTGTGTTCTCGAAAGAAGTGAAAGAGTTGATGAGCGGCGTCGATAACGTCAAAGTGCTCTCGGACGCATCCGTGCCGATGTCTCCGGTCAGCCCGAACATCCTCCTCAACACGGCGATCGCCGCCGTGCTCGGGATGATGATCGGTGTCGCCATCGCTTTCCTCAAAATCGTCCTCGATCGCCGCATCAAGACGGAGCAAGACGTCGAGACGATCCTCGAACTCCCGGTGCTCGGCTCGATCCCGGTCATCGACCGCGTCGAGATGCAGCAGCAACGTCAAGCGAAAGTGAAAGGGGAAGAAGTCCATGTTTAA
- a CDS encoding CpsD/CapB family tyrosine-protein kinase, whose product MFKFGKKKSKHIKYDKTGRDLITVHKPKSPISEQYRTIRTNLEFTAVDDELQTVAITSASSGEGKSTTASNLAVVYAQQGKRVLLMDCDMRRPTAHFTFRLSNGIGLSTVLAKKTTSEKAIHTTQVENLDLLAAGPIPPNPSELLSSKMMDRVIEELKTNYDMIILDAPPMMQVADTRLLARKVDGIVLVVGCDKSDRQMVVKAKEQLTLADAHILGVVLNKREPQGSDDYYYYYAYE is encoded by the coding sequence ATGTTTAAGTTCGGCAAAAAGAAATCGAAGCATATCAAATATGACAAGACGGGCCGCGACTTGATCACGGTCCATAAACCGAAGTCCCCGATCTCGGAGCAGTACCGGACGATCCGGACGAACCTCGAGTTCACAGCCGTCGATGACGAGTTGCAGACGGTCGCCATCACGTCGGCCTCGTCAGGCGAAGGCAAGTCGACGACGGCGTCGAACCTCGCCGTCGTCTACGCCCAGCAAGGCAAACGCGTCCTCCTCATGGACTGCGACATGCGCCGCCCGACGGCCCACTTCACGTTCCGGCTCTCGAATGGGATCGGCCTCTCGACCGTCCTCGCCAAGAAGACGACGAGCGAGAAGGCGATCCATACGACGCAAGTCGAGAACTTGGATTTACTCGCGGCAGGCCCAATCCCGCCGAACCCGTCAGAACTGTTGTCGTCGAAGATGATGGACCGCGTGATTGAAGAACTCAAGACGAACTACGACATGATCATCCTCGACGCGCCACCGATGATGCAAGTCGCCGATACGCGCCTCCTCGCCCGTAAAGTCGACGGCATCGTCCTCGTCGTCGGTTGCGACAAGTCGGACCGCCAGATGGTCGTCAAGGCGAAAGAACAGTTGACGCTCGCCGACGCGCACATCCTCGGCGTCGTCCTCAACAAGCGCGAGCCGCAAGGCAGCGATGACTATTACTACTACTACGCGTACGAGTAA
- a CDS encoding tyrosine-protein phosphatase translates to MIDIHCHLLPAVDDGPETVEQAIEMAKRAASEGVTAIVVTPHAFHPQFETGELNVQYAASTLQTILHKEGISLDLYPGQEIRIFGDLVEALEKGEALSLAGSRYVLVEFPSDSVPAYAEQLFFGLQTEGYTPVIAHPERNKEFATNPKRLMDFVSSGALSQITTSSLTGEFGQNVQELAFTFLRNGLSHLIASDAHSTGRRTFYWTDVEAVVTKELGHDKWETYMTNAEAILKDEFIFIDPPVLPTKNWRGKWKK, encoded by the coding sequence ATGATTGATATCCATTGTCATCTCCTCCCGGCCGTCGATGACGGACCGGAGACGGTCGAACAAGCGATTGAAATGGCGAAACGCGCAGCAAGCGAAGGGGTGACCGCGATCGTGGTCACCCCCCACGCGTTTCACCCTCAGTTCGAGACGGGCGAGTTGAACGTTCAATACGCCGCCTCGACGTTACAGACGATTCTCCATAAAGAAGGCATTTCGCTCGACTTGTACCCGGGGCAAGAGATTCGCATCTTCGGTGACTTGGTCGAAGCACTCGAGAAAGGCGAGGCGCTCTCGCTCGCCGGGTCACGTTACGTGCTCGTCGAGTTTCCGAGCGACTCGGTGCCGGCCTACGCCGAGCAGTTGTTCTTCGGGTTGCAGACGGAAGGCTACACGCCGGTCATCGCGCACCCTGAGCGCAACAAAGAGTTCGCGACGAACCCGAAGCGGCTCATGGACTTCGTCTCATCTGGAGCGTTGTCACAGATCACGACGTCATCCTTGACGGGAGAGTTCGGTCAGAACGTACAAGAGCTCGCCTTCACGTTTCTCCGCAACGGGCTCAGCCATTTGATCGCCTCCGATGCCCATAGTACCGGTCGCCGCACGTTCTACTGGACGGACGTCGAAGCGGTCGTCACGAAAGAGCTCGGTCACGATAAGTGGGAGACGTACATGACGAACGCCGAGGCGATCTTGAAAGACGAATTCATCTTCATCGACCCGCCCGTTCTTCCAACGAAGAACTGGAGAGGGAAATGGAAGAAATGA
- the galU gene encoding UTP--glucose-1-phosphate uridylyltransferase GalU — MTIKKVRKAVIPAAGLGTRFLPATKAMPKEMLPIVDKPTIQYIIEEAVESGIEDILIVTGKGKRAIEDHFDSVPELEQTLIEKGKSEFLKLVEETTNINIHFIRQSKPMGLGHAVLQAKAFIGDEPFVVMLGDDIVQADVPCTKQLIEQYNKTESSIIGVQPVSRDVTHRYGIVDPLASLEGGLHKVESFVEKPAAGTEPSNLAILGRYLFTPQIFKFLETQDAGAGGEIQLTDAITRLNEVQRVFAYEFDGKRYDVGEKLGFIQTTLEFALNRDDLRDDVLKMITQLVEEQTAVSAVK, encoded by the coding sequence ATGACAATCAAAAAAGTGAGAAAAGCCGTTATCCCGGCAGCGGGTCTCGGTACGCGCTTCCTCCCAGCGACGAAAGCGATGCCGAAAGAGATGCTGCCGATCGTCGATAAGCCGACGATTCAATACATCATCGAAGAAGCGGTCGAGTCAGGCATCGAGGATATCTTGATCGTCACGGGGAAAGGCAAGCGGGCGATTGAAGACCACTTCGATTCTGTGCCGGAACTTGAGCAGACGTTAATTGAAAAAGGGAAGTCAGAATTTTTAAAGCTCGTCGAAGAGACGACGAACATCAACATCCACTTCATCCGGCAGTCCAAGCCGATGGGACTGGGCCACGCGGTGCTGCAAGCGAAAGCGTTCATTGGAGATGAGCCGTTTGTCGTCATGCTTGGCGATGACATCGTCCAGGCGGACGTGCCGTGCACGAAGCAATTAATTGAGCAATACAATAAAACGGAAAGCTCAATTATCGGGGTACAGCCGGTATCGCGTGACGTGACGCATCGTTATGGCATCGTCGATCCTCTAGCATCACTTGAAGGCGGGTTACATAAAGTTGAGTCATTCGTTGAAAAACCGGCAGCTGGGACGGAACCGTCGAATTTGGCGATTCTAGGTCGCTATTTGTTCACGCCGCAAATCTTTAAGTTTTTAGAGACGCAAGATGCGGGTGCGGGCGGAGAGATTCAGCTGACGGACGCCATCACGCGATTAAATGAAGTACAACGTGTGTTTGCCTACGAGTTTGATGGCAAACGTTACGACGTCGGCGAGAAGCTCGGTTTTATCCAGACGACGCTCGAATTTGCGTTGAACCGTGACGATCTTCGAGATGATGTCTTAAAGATGATCACGCAATTAGTTGAAGAACAAACTGCGGTGAGCGCAGTCAAGTAA
- a CDS encoding polysaccharide biosynthesis protein: MSIPELGRKSLRTGLLVTLDIIAIISSMVLTYFFLYPVEFIQNIDQNHFLESAFLYSALFIVMAGVSRLYRVAWRFASMSEAIRLATTLFMSTVTLLLIQFAVYGEAMERMLFLSFCLSLLMLGGIRLGSRVYITWKQQKYSVFLGRNMKRRKDVKRTLVIGAGQAGRMLVRQIQQSDNHRMNPVAFIDDNRHLQTLTVNGVRVVGTIEQLEQVVENEAIDKIVFAIPSMKYQERLAIIKRAKAVCTNVHTLPMIEEVAAGKVAVNQMRQVSIEDLLGREPVELDISGIQSEVEGKTVLVTGAGGSIGSEICRQILKFSPERLLLLGHGENSIYLIERELRELKVDVELIPVIADVQDVERLRDVFMTHTPHLVFHAAAHKHVPLMEANPHEAVKNNIYGTKNVAEMADEYGAARFVMISTDKAVNPTNVMGSTKRIAEMVVQNLAKTSRTKYAVVRFGNVLGSRGSVIPLFKTQIEKGGPVTVTHPDMTRYFMTIPEASRLVIQAGTLADGGEVFVLDMGEPVKIVDLARNMIKLSGFTEEQISIAFSGIRPGEKMFEELLKEGEVHPEAVYPKIFTGIVTEETNLNEKLAQMNKLKTSEALSLYLVNWANEQLTVRKDMKQTI; the protein is encoded by the coding sequence TTGTCGATTCCTGAACTCGGTCGTAAGTCTTTACGGACCGGTCTATTGGTCACACTCGATATTATCGCGATTATATCGTCGATGGTACTGACTTATTTTTTCTTATATCCAGTTGAATTCATTCAAAATATTGATCAAAATCATTTTTTGGAGTCCGCATTCCTATATAGCGCCCTCTTTATCGTCATGGCCGGGGTGAGCCGGTTGTACCGGGTGGCGTGGCGCTTTGCGAGTATGTCCGAGGCGATTCGTCTAGCCACGACATTGTTTATGAGTACGGTCACTTTACTGCTCATTCAATTCGCAGTGTACGGTGAGGCGATGGAGCGGATGCTGTTCCTCAGTTTTTGTTTGTCTCTTCTTATGCTTGGAGGGATTCGTTTAGGCTCACGCGTCTACATCACGTGGAAACAGCAAAAATACTCCGTTTTTCTCGGCCGCAATATGAAACGACGCAAAGATGTGAAACGGACGCTCGTCATCGGGGCCGGTCAAGCCGGGCGCATGTTGGTCCGACAAATCCAACAGTCGGATAACCATCGTATGAACCCGGTCGCATTTATTGATGACAATCGTCATCTTCAGACGTTGACCGTCAACGGGGTGCGTGTCGTTGGGACGATTGAGCAGTTAGAACAAGTCGTCGAGAACGAAGCGATTGATAAAATCGTCTTCGCGATCCCGTCGATGAAGTATCAAGAGCGTCTCGCCATCATCAAACGAGCGAAGGCGGTCTGTACGAACGTGCATACGCTCCCGATGATCGAGGAAGTGGCGGCCGGGAAAGTCGCCGTCAATCAGATGCGGCAAGTATCGATTGAAGACTTGCTTGGTCGTGAGCCGGTCGAACTCGACATTTCCGGTATCCAGTCGGAAGTGGAAGGGAAGACGGTGTTGGTGACAGGTGCTGGTGGATCGATTGGATCCGAAATCTGTCGTCAAATCTTGAAATTCAGCCCTGAACGATTGCTTTTACTTGGGCACGGTGAGAACAGCATCTATTTGATTGAACGCGAATTACGTGAGTTGAAGGTAGATGTCGAACTCATTCCAGTCATCGCCGATGTGCAAGACGTCGAGCGGTTGCGTGACGTCTTTATGACCCATACGCCTCATCTAGTGTTCCATGCAGCAGCACACAAGCATGTCCCATTAATGGAAGCAAACCCGCATGAAGCGGTGAAGAACAATATCTACGGCACAAAAAATGTCGCTGAGATGGCGGATGAATACGGAGCAGCCCGCTTCGTCATGATTTCGACCGATAAAGCGGTCAACCCGACGAACGTCATGGGCTCGACAAAGCGCATCGCCGAAATGGTCGTCCAAAACTTGGCGAAGACAAGTCGGACGAAATATGCGGTCGTTCGTTTCGGAAACGTGCTTGGTAGCCGTGGATCGGTTATCCCACTCTTTAAAACACAGATTGAAAAAGGTGGACCGGTCACGGTCACACATCCGGATATGACACGCTACTTCATGACCATCCCTGAGGCAAGTCGCCTTGTCATTCAGGCGGGAACACTTGCCGATGGTGGAGAAGTATTCGTGCTCGATATGGGTGAACCGGTTAAGATTGTTGATCTTGCTCGTAACATGATTAAACTGAGTGGATTTACGGAAGAGCAAATTTCAATCGCCTTCAGTGGGATTAGACCAGGCGAGAAGATGTTTGAAGAACTCTTGAAGGAAGGCGAAGTCCATCCCGAAGCAGTTTATCCGAAGATTTTTACTGGCATCGTAACGGAAGAGACGAATTTGAATGAAAAATTGGCTCAAATGAATAAATTGAAGACAAGTGAAGCACTTAGTCTATATCTTGTAAATTGGGCAAATGAACAGTTGACAGTAAGGAAGGATATGAAACAAACAATATAG